Within the Staphylococcus warneri genome, the region AAATGCATGTCCATATTGATGTTTTATCTTTTCAGCTGTGTCATATGATGTATTTAAACCTTGTGCTACATCATCAGTAATATCACGACCAGCCATTTCAATTGAATCTGCATCTACTAATTCGCCACGTTCATAGAAGGCAATTTGTGTTAAATCTTCACCGATATCAATCACACATGCACCAAGTTCTTTCTCAGTTGCTGATAAAATTGATCCGTAATTATATGCATCAGAATATACATCTAATACATCTACACCACATGATTCAACACATTTAATCATATTAATTAAGATTGATTTTTGAATAGCAATAACGCCTGCATCCACTTTAAGTGAATGTCTTGCGATTAATTCTTTTGGATCTGATACTTCATTTTCCTTATCTACAACGAATCGTATTGGGAAAACGTTAATCACTTCTGTTTCAGGAACATCATTTTTATCTCTAATACCTTCTAGTACAGATTCAATATGTGTTCCGTTAATTTCAGTATCTTCATAAAATTCTATTTCATTTGATTCATCATACACTTCTGTTCCAATGATAGGTAATTTTAAAAATACTTCTTTGATGTCTACACCTGAAGCGATAGAAGCTTTTTTAATTGTATCCTTGACAGCTTGTCTAGCAATATCAAAGTCATCAATTAATCCATTTTTTATACCGCTTGTATAGGTTTGTCCTGTACCTATCACATTTATTCCATTGTGAAATTTTTCGCCTACTATTGTTTTAACACTTGATGAACCAATATCTATGCTTACATAGTAATGTTCCTCCATAGATAGGCACCTCCTGACAAGTTACTATTAAAATACACTATGTTTAGTTTACAATACGTTGATAAGCTTGTGAACTATAAACACATACTAATATCAAAATTTTTTAATTATTTTCTTTTGAATCTTTATTAATTTTATTTAACACACTCTGAAGTTCTTCTTTTGCATCCGTTTCTTTCTGTGATGTTTGCGATACACTTTGTTCAGATTCTGATTGTGCACCTGTACTATTTTTATATGGAATGAACGATGCACCAACTGAAAGATCAATGTATCCATCGGTTTTCAAGTCACCAGAATCACTTCGAGATAATGATTCTGACATTTGAGGATAATACTTCATTTTGTCTGCAATCGTCGTAATGTCACCAATCACCTGGATGTTATCTTTTGTGAATATTTTAATTCTATTTTGTTTATTCTTATCTGGTGCATAACTTATTTCCGCAATTAAATTTCTAGCTTTAGGTGACATTTCAGATAACGCTTGTATCATCTTTTCTTTTTTATCTTCTTTGAAACCATCGATAATAGGAACGTCATGTGCAATTTCGCCGTCATAATCTTTTAATTCTTTACCATCTTCTAACACAGGTACATAGTTGTCTTTTGATTTTTCCAAGCCAACGACCTGATATTCAGTTACTTTTACATCTAATGTATTAGGTATTACTTTTGTTATTTTAACATCTTTAATTAATTCTTTTTCCTTTAAACTGCTCTTTGCTTTACTTTTACTAAATGTATACATACGTGAACTTGGCTTAATATCTAATGCTTTATTAATCTGACTTTTACTCACATTATGATTCCCTTCAATTTTCACGTTAGATATTTTACTTAATGGTGTAAACATATAAAGTAAAAATACTACGATTAGTAAAACCAATACTGTTATGACTGTGTATTGAATTCTCTTTTGTCGTTGTCGCCGTTGTGCTCTTTTTTCTTCTAATGTAGGTGAATTAAATTGTGTAACCTTACTATCATAATCTTGTTGTTTATAACCAGATTCATCTTTCTTATCTGTTGACTTTGTCTTTCCTGTTAACTTTTGAAACCAATTCTCTTTAGATTTTTTATTTCTATTTTTAGTAGTTTCATTTGCCTTATGTGATGTTTGGCCTAAATCATCCGACGTTTCATTCTTCTCTAAGTCACTTTCATTTTCATGATAATCATCTGAATATGAGTCCCAATCTTGAGAAGTTTGCATAGATTCTGAATACGTACGATTTTGGTCATCCGGTTCATTTTGACGAACCTGACTCTCCTCATCATCGTTAAAATCCATTATATGGTTGTCCCTATTAGTGTTCTCTTTGTCAAAGTGATCATGACTCGATGAAAATGATTGCTCATCGTCAACTTTATCTTTAAACTTCTTCCTTTTTCTTGTTCTAAAGTCGTTACTTCTACGGAACATACTTAAATCATCGTTTTGATTATCGTCATGATTCGTTTGCTTATTATGGTTATTTTTATTTGTTTTACCGTCCATATGATTTCACGCCCTTTTAGTATGATGGCAAGTGTGCACGGAAACTTTCTATGAATTTCTCACCACGTTCTTCGAATGTGTTGTATTGATCCCAACTTGCACATGCAGGAGATAATAATACAACATCGTTAGGTTCAATGACATCTTGAATTTTATCTACAGCATCTTGCACATCTGTAGCCTTAATGACATATTTACCTTGACTATTACCTAACTTGGCAAATTTTTCTTGTGTTTCACCAAATACGACCATCACTCTGACATTTTTCATATATGGTATTAACTCATCAAATTCATTACCTCTGTCCAATCCGCCACACAACCAAATAATTGGTTGATTAAATGAATTAAGTGCGAATTGAGTAGCTAAGGTATTGGTAGCTTTAGAGTCATTGTAGTATTTATTTGTTCTATTAGTACCGATATATTGTAATCTATGTTCTATACCTGAGAATGTAGTTAAACTATCTGCAATCGCTTTGATTGGTACGCCAGCAAGAATAGCTGCTAACACTGCAGCTAAAATATTTTCTAAATTGTGTTCCCCTGGTAAAACTAAATCTTCTACACTTATAATACGTACGCCTTTATATTCTATGAATCCATCTTTAATATAAATGCCATCAACAACTTGTTGTGTTGAGAAATATAATGTTTTAGCTTTTAGATTTTCTGATTCGATTAGATGTCGTTGATGATAATTACAAATTAAATAATCATCTTCAGTTTGATTTTTGTATATTTGTTTTTTAGCATTTTGATAATTTTCAAGAGATTCATGATAATCTAGATGTGCTGAGTAAATGTTAGTGATAATCGCGATATGAGGTTTATATTGTTCTATACCGAGTAATTGGAATGAAGATAATTCAGTAATTAAATACTCTTTAGAAC harbors:
- a CDS encoding cell division protein FtsQ/DivIB, with product MDGKTNKNNHNKQTNHDDNQNDDLSMFRRSNDFRTRKRKKFKDKVDDEQSFSSSHDHFDKENTNRDNHIMDFNDDEESQVRQNEPDDQNRTYSESMQTSQDWDSYSDDYHENESDLEKNETSDDLGQTSHKANETTKNRNKKSKENWFQKLTGKTKSTDKKDESGYKQQDYDSKVTQFNSPTLEEKRAQRRQRQKRIQYTVITVLVLLIVVFLLYMFTPLSKISNVKIEGNHNVSKSQINKALDIKPSSRMYTFSKSKAKSSLKEKELIKDVKITKVIPNTLDVKVTEYQVVGLEKSKDNYVPVLEDGKELKDYDGEIAHDVPIIDGFKEDKKEKMIQALSEMSPKARNLIAEISYAPDKNKQNRIKIFTKDNIQVIGDITTIADKMKYYPQMSESLSRSDSGDLKTDGYIDLSVGASFIPYKNSTGAQSESEQSVSQTSQKETDAKEELQSVLNKINKDSKENN
- the ftsA gene encoding cell division protein FtsA codes for the protein MEEHYYVSIDIGSSSVKTIVGEKFHNGINVIGTGQTYTSGIKNGLIDDFDIARQAVKDTIKKASIASGVDIKEVFLKLPIIGTEVYDESNEIEFYEDTEINGTHIESVLEGIRDKNDVPETEVINVFPIRFVVDKENEVSDPKELIARHSLKVDAGVIAIQKSILINMIKCVESCGVDVLDVYSDAYNYGSILSATEKELGACVIDIGEDLTQIAFYERGELVDADSIEMAGRDITDDVAQGLNTSYDTAEKIKHQYGHAFYDSASSQDVFTVDQIDSEEHVQYTQKDLSDFIEARVEDIFFEVFDVLQELGLTKVNGGFVVTGGSANLLGVRELLQDMVSEKVRIHTPSQMGIRKPEFSSAISTISSSITFDELLDYVTINYHDNEEFEEEVIESDERDTDSKSSGFDWFKRKSNKIDVYEDEPEPPHEEYDDRETHLEEDHHNAQGKDKEEGKFKKLMKSLFE
- the murD gene encoding UDP-N-acetylmuramoyl-L-alanine--D-glutamate ligase: MLNYTGLENKDVLVVGLAKSGYEAAKLLSKLGAKVTVNDGKDLSQDAHAKDLEAMGIKVVSGSHPTSLLDNDPIVIKNPGIPYTVSIIDEAVKRGLKVLTEVELSYLISEAPIIAVTGTNGKTTVTSLIGDMFKNSRLTGRLSGNIGYVASKVAQEVSSKEYLITELSSFQLLGIEQYKPHIAIITNIYSAHLDYHESLENYQNAKKQIYKNQTEDDYLICNYHQRHLIESENLKAKTLYFSTQQVVDGIYIKDGFIEYKGVRIISVEDLVLPGEHNLENILAAVLAAILAGVPIKAIADSLTTFSGIEHRLQYIGTNRTNKYYNDSKATNTLATQFALNSFNQPIIWLCGGLDRGNEFDELIPYMKNVRVMVVFGETQEKFAKLGNSQGKYVIKATDVQDAVDKIQDVIEPNDVVLLSPACASWDQYNTFEERGEKFIESFRAHLPSY